In Zingiber officinale cultivar Zhangliang chromosome 3A, Zo_v1.1, whole genome shotgun sequence, the DNA window atgtaacggtcgaatttccacagagggcagtcgactgcatgttttggcagtcgactggtaggcggggttttcaacccgcggcctatataaccaaagcttgggagcttggctatagttgacgaaattagtggtggtaaaccctaattagtagtctactagtctcaagagtcttggttggtgttgtggtgaggtttctccacccacaaggagtgacttgagatagccggagtttgccggggctaatccaccgacggatagggatcgtccacctcaaggacacgccgtggagtaggagcaagcaatctccgaaccacgttaaatgattgtgtagcttggtttaatttctttcttgtctttagctttctttgtattcatattagttgGTATTTCTgctgcgcaaactaacaagtgtaggaagcgagtatttgggggtgctgtctatccaaccccccttcaagccgaccaccgatcccctcacacacaataggttgtttaggaaaggttcgacacttgtacaaaatttttgtacgatggaaccggtacgatattcctaggaccaaccaacagctaggtcaacgggtcgaccggatagctggtacgaaatcctGCTAGGTCGACAGGCAGACCGAATAGCTGGTATGatattcagctaggtcgacgggttgatcggatatctggtaagaagtctagctaggtcaatgggtcaATCGGATAGTTGGcataaagtccagacaggttgacaggctgaccggatgtctgacaaactggtaagttaaggtaagtcactggaggagagtgaccaagtgaagACACATCCCGGTTGAAGGGACGATAGGCGTCGGTCCATTTTAGGttcatttgagatctctaagctgagaccttgactagttcctggtcctgggaggacaggaactaattaatactgctcattattattgtactaatatttgtcttgtaggttattattttatttattggactaacgttgttttgCAGAACAAAGGAGTACatttaccttcggatgaacagtgtctgaaggcgcctttaagcttgacagaaggtgccttcgtactgttcatagaagacgTATTTcatggccatggaaggcgcctttcgcGAGATAAAGTTTAGCCGAAGTCGTGGATAAGCACCGGACTATTCGGGATCAAACTTACCtcattagaggcgccttccatgactatggaaggcaccttccatgccttttataaggctgtCTCGAGAAGACATTAGACAACAACACTTATACGAGCTACTGCGCGTTCATTTGAAGTTCCGATTGCTCCGGGCTCCTGCTACGATTCTGCTGTAAAGCTGCTACGCCCGACGACTGTTCCGAGGACTTCAGATCGCGGTCGGCAGAGCGACATCGACACGAGCACTCCCACTTTAATCTTTAAGTGTCTGTAATTTTCTTTTGCAATTAATTACTGCAAAatgacaagtgcagtgtgttgcacttgttcaactTTTTTATACTCAATTTCTTCTTCCGGAGGTATCGGAAGAGGCctttagtagattacccatcgataggctCGCGGGACCTGTgtattggagtaggagtcgtcaaaggttccgaaccaagtaaaccgttcGTATCTTTTTGTGTTCTCATTCTtcttagttttccgctgcgttcatactttgattttaaaataaaaaaatgagtttttgaaaatcacgtgattcatcccccctCACGTGTGATCGATCCAATATAGGGAACCgtaatgacttcaggtctaaagattATTTATACCAATAGTCATTATAAGAattttatgacactcatataacgattcatgaaacattctcatggcgggtcaattcactacatattctctaatatatacccatgttttaacttgatatctcatatccatggtTTGTGaaattaagtcatcaattgacctatatgctagtctcaatgcattaatatttttctttatattaatacttgattaagaatagttaagagcagtatctatatatatctacagtcTTCCATTATCAATTTAACTAATTGATATGGTGTAGACTAGAATTTACtatcctaggacattattatactcaTTCATTTAACACAAatatgaagtaaatataataatcataaactttaccttttattaatgaaatatgatataaaatgttctaagtcaatcaactcttgattaacTCTTAGGGCTTACATTAACAATTTTaagtgaaaatattttattttctatcatTTGCAACTAACAATGGATTGCCAAGAATTTTTGTGTGTAAAAACGCATGTTCCATTAACAAAACTACATAGCCACCCACAATCAACTATCAATATTTAACAAACTATGTGTCAGATTAGGAAAAAAAGACATTatacaataattttattttatcatcgtTAGTCCCCATAGCAAGTGTATTTACTTTCAACTtgaatttacttgttatctctaaatctaatttacatcTTCTATCATTTTCTACTATGAAAGTCTCCTCTTTCACGTCCTCCTacaataaaatttttcctttttttttttttttttttttgggtctcCCCTCACTTGAGAAGCTTTAGATATCTTTTCTGATCTATTTCGTTTGGGCTCATGAGCTTGTAAAGAATCTAATAATTCATCAAAGAAAAAATTGCGAAGTCTTTAGCCTCCTCAATTACAGTTATTATATTATCATATTTTACGGTCAAACTTCATAAAACTTTGGGAACAATAATTGCATCATGTTTTTCTCAATAAAACTTTATTTGACTAATAATTAAAGTTACTCTAGAAAAAACAATTGACAATCTTTAGTACCCTTCAAGGGTAAGATTTTGGAGTTTCGACTTCAAATTTACTTTTGCAATTTTAAAGTTTCACTGCTTTTAATTATTTTCTCCTATTCTCTCTTAGTTGACTTTTATCGTCGTTAAAATTTTTATCTACTAAATTTTAAGATTTGAATAGAGTTTTCATTTCCAATATTCGTACCACCCTCATTTAGAACTACATTTAATGTCTTTCTTACTTAACTCAATGTGTTTAACACTTAACTAAACCAAAATGGACGGCCATGATTCAATCGAGACACCCAGTCATATCTTGGCTCCAtcaccaaaccctaaaccctaactcGCCGTCTCTATAAATATCATCTTCCCTAGTCTTGCGTCTCTACCATTCTTCTCGTTGCAGAATCCCTAGTCGCCGACATGAGGCCTCCAAGGGGTTAGTATTTGTTCATTGCAGCACCTCTCTTTTCATTTTAGTGATTGCTGAAGGAATCATCTTTCATCATTTTGTTAATTTGGTTGGAGGAAGAAAATGATGCTAAGTAGGTTTGGGTTCTGATGTTTTTCATCAGGCGGTGGTAGCTTCAGGGGCCGGAGCGATGGTGGAGGAGGGAGAGGCAGGGGGAGAGGATTCGGAGGTCGAGGCGGTGGGGCAGAAGGCCGTGGTGGTGGAAGGGGCCGTGGAGGCGGACGAGGAGGTAGGGGAGGAAGCGGCCGTGGTGGAGGCCGAGGCGGGGGTATGAAGGGCGGGAGCAGGGTTGTTGTCCAGCCACACCGGCATGATGGAGTTTTCCTGGCTAAAGGGAAAGAAGACGCGCTCTGCACGAAGAACATGGTCTCTGGTGAATCTGTTTATGGCGAGAAGCGAGTTTCTGTTCAGGTGATTTATCTGTCTTCACATTATCTGTGATCATTGTGTTTTCTGTGTTAGTGATATTTAACTTTGTCTTGCTATTGTAGAATGAGGATGGGACTAAAGTTGAGTACAGGATATGGAATCCGTTCCGGTCAAAACTTGCAGCAGCTATAATTGGTGGCGTGGACAACATTTGGATTGTAAGTTCTCCATGATTACTCAAAAGACTTAGATTGCTAGTCATTATTCTGTGTTTGATGTGTGGCTAGATGGTCTTATAGTAAGTTCCTGTTGATAATCACCAACTTATAATTTCACTCCTTACTGATGATCAAAATTCAAAAGATATATTGGCAATATAGTAAACATCAGATATTGCCTTTTCATCTAGTGGTCTAACATAATAGCTCAAGCATGCATCTCTCTGTCCATTGTTCTTAGTTGCTGTTTTTGTTGCTGAATGTTTTGAGTTCGTGATATGTATGACCGTTAAAGCCCAATCAAGCTgccaagctctataagagggcAGTTGCCACACtgaaattttatataatttcttGGGGTTTTCTTCAAAACATTCATTTTAATGAAGAATTCATGCTTTTAATCAGATTGATTTTGTGAAGTATAAGTGTGACGGATTTCAGCGTTAATTGTACCTAGAAGCAGTTTGGTACACTTGATTATGGCCATCTAATTATTTCTTTTTTCACCTGGATTTGTAAAGACAAGCTAAAACTTTTTTTTCACTGGCTCTTTTCTTTATTGCTTGATATTCTGCATTGATGGTTTATTATTATTGCAGTAATGTTATGTTTTATATTTAGGCTCCTGGCACTCGTGTTCTGTATCTTGGTGGTGCATCAGGGACTACAGTGTCTCATGTTTCTGACATTGTTGGACCTGTAAGTTTATCTAAAGTTTTATGGTTTCTAGTGCTAAATTTGTTGGATAAAATACAATTCAATATGTATTTCTTATTATTTTGCATTTTTACAGACAGGAGTTGTGTATGCTGTGGAATTCTCACATCGAAGTGGTAGAGATCTTGTAAATATGGCCAAAAAGCGTACTAATGTGATTCCCATAATAGAGGATGCTAGACATCCTGCTAGATATAGGATGTTGGTTGGCATGGTGGATGTTATTTTTTCAGATGTGGCTCAGcctgatcaggtaaggatttcaGCACTAGATCCATGTAGTTCAACATGCCATTTGCCTTGATCCCAatctaattttgaatttggaaagtTTGGAGGTGTACATGAATTGTATATAATTAGAGTCTTCAATTGGAGTTGAAGCATTATTCCTCATTATTCCTGGGAAATTGGTTTCTTTTTTTGCTTATTGTGCTAGTGACATTTTTTTTATGATGCATCAATAAAATGATTTTGATTTGTTGAAGTGATTGATATCCTTTAATTTTGTCATTTTTGAGTTATTATGGACTCATTCATCCACTAACTCAACATCAGATTTGAACATGCAAGAATTTATGATATTCATCTTAATATTAGGAAGCTTTTGTTTCAatgtacttagaatttttttttcttgaaaatttatttagtcTTTGATATAAAATTTCATGCATAAGTTGAATTTACTCGGATTCCCCTTTAAGACAACATGGatgatacagatttgagtttttGATGCATATGAGTGGACAAATTATTCCAATGTcagtcttttatttttttatttttttgcaatcAAGTTATTGACTTTGTTCAAGTTATTGACATCCTTCAGAATATCATTTGGAGTTATCATGGGCTATATGCCATTATTTTATTTCAGTCATCAACTTTTTAACTACACAGAAATTTGGATATGTTGCAATCTACAATTTTGTATTAAAATGAAGAAACTTTTGTTTTGATATTAAATGTTGAATTTTCCAAGATTGGTTTCAATTTTGATTTAGAAGTTCCATGCATATGATGAAGTTACTCGGATTCCCCTTCAGGACATCATGGATGATGCAGATTCGAGTTTCTGATGCACATTAACTCTAGTGCCTTATATGCTCATTGCAGTTTTTTGGTtgttttcattttaaattttatgctCATTGCAGTTTTTGGCAGATTTCATTTAATATTTATCCTTCATAATATATTACATCTTAAGGGACTCTTGatatgattaacattattttccttttattccaTAAAATTTCTTGTGCTGTTTCTTTCTTTGTctgattggttgatttgtggtGGCTTAAATATTACTTGTGATTGCTCTCATTATACATTTTATGTGAAtctactttatttttcttttatttcaataagttttcttgtttttctttgttGAATGGGTAAGATGATTAGCAAAAATAGTATTTGTAAATGAACTTTTCTAGTTGAAATGATTGCTGTCTGCTTTTGGTTACAAGAAACTCATTGGTAAAgttgctttgccgtttgccaacTGCAATATAAAGACCCTATTAGTCTAATAATTTGACAATGTAGGAAATATGAAAAATTGTTAAAAtgtgaaaatatatttataatacacATGCCAAGGAACTATAAATGATGTGCTTCCTCACCCTTACAATTGACAACCTTTGATTTTGTCTACACTGGATGATAATGTATTGCACGAGAAGTCTAATTTGTATGATTATCTCTGAATTCCTTTTCTAATTAAATAGTACGTTTTTaactaattattttctatttcaaGATAATATCCATCTCTAATGTTTAGTTGTCTTTAGTCTTTATTGTTATGTTTGGGAATTATTTCCACTATTATACCCCTTCACCACTCCAATAATATGAGCGGTACATAAAGTTTTCAACTACCAAAGCAACTCTGGTATTTAGCGTCTCTTCCCAGTCTATGTAGCTAAGTGAATTGTCAAGGAATTTACTGATTATTCTTGACTCTGTTGATGGGTGAGAAGCAACCTATGGttaaggaaaaactagaggacaGAATGTATTATCCATTTGAGGTGCGATATTAGCTTTTTAAACTTGATTCTTTTAAGTTTTTCATTGGCTCTAGTATTCTTGCAGGCAAGAATCTTGGCTCTGAATGCTTCATACTTCTTGAAGAATGGTGGACATTTTGTGATTTCAATTAAGGTAGCCTAGATTTTCCTTTCATCTATATACTTCCGATCTAGGTTATCATTTATTTCAGTACTCATTGTATACTGTCTGCGTGCTCCCTGTCACAGGCCAACTGCATTGACTCCACTGTTCCTTCCGAGGTTGTTTTTGCCCAGGAAGTGAAAAAGCTCCAGGCAGAACAATTCAAACCTTCAGAGCAAGTCACTTTGGAACCATTTGAAAGGGACCATGCCTGTGTTGTTGGTGGCTATCGCATGCTTAAGAAACAGAAAGTCGCCTCTGAAAGATGAGCATTTATCTCAATTGCTCTGAGCAAGTGTTGTCCACCTCTTTATGTTTGCATTCAAGTCATTTTGTTTACAAATGCTTGAAAAGAACGTTGAATTTTGAGAATCAAGTCTATCAATATTATCTTATATATTTGTCATACTATTTTGATATATAATAGGAATCTTCTGTTGTCGATTATCTGTCATTCATCAAATGGTTAGTAGAATTAGCTGATGCTTCGTAGCTATGGATGTAACCTAGAAAAGGGTTTCTATTGCCTCATAGTAGAATGTAACTTTGAATTCACTTATTTGGGgttttagagtttagggtttagattGATGGTTAATTGGTGATCGTTGACACTGGGTGGCGATCAATCATTGGTTGGCACTTGGCAATAGTGCTCTTTTTTTCCTTCAAAGTTTAGATGGATTAATGACGAAGAAGGTTCAAAGCCCTCTTGTGACTTCTTGTTCTTCAACATTTCATTCATTAAGTTTCATTGTACTCTTTGTCCCTTTCTCCTCTTCATTGGCACTTTCTTTGAACCTTGTGGTCAAGGCTATCCCTTCATCGTCTTCCTAGTCTTCTTGGGCGATTGGAAACTCCATGTCATTTGATTTTAGTGTTAATCTTGTTTTTGCTCAATTGAGTTGGgtaggaacactactcttatgCACTTGAACTCCTTTGCCCACTTGATAGATGCAAGTGAGAGTTTGTGCATTAAGTTCCCTTCAGTGCGGGTATCAAGAAAAAATTGAATGAGGCGAGATGCTTGCTATTGTTGGTATCCTAACTCAATTTGAGATCTGGATTACTTTAGGGCATCTGTCCTCGTTGCATTGTGAGatggaaaataagaaagttttagtTCCACACTGAGGCATTGCCCGTGGCAGCCACTTAAGGAAAATCAAGGGTTGATGCTAATAGTGTTAAAATGAGTCGAGTGTGATATCACCTAACTCTCACTGGACTATATTGGAAACAACTTAAATTGAGACGAATTCTGTATAACTCGGCTTGTTTGATCCAACGCTTAGCGTGATCCAACCCCTATCAAGCCTCGGTAGGCA includes these proteins:
- the LOC122051167 gene encoding rRNA 2'-O-methyltransferase fibrillarin 1-like codes for the protein MRPPRGGGSFRGRSDGGGGRGRGRGFGGRGGGAEGRGGGRGRGGGRGGRGGSGRGGGRGGGMKGGSRVVVQPHRHDGVFLAKGKEDALCTKNMVSGESVYGEKRVSVQNEDGTKVEYRIWNPFRSKLAAAIIGGVDNIWIAPGTRVLYLGGASGTTVSHVSDIVGPTGVVYAVEFSHRSGRDLVNMAKKRTNVIPIIEDARHPARYRMLVGMVDVIFSDVAQPDQARILALNASYFLKNGGHFVISIKANCIDSTVPSEVVFAQEVKKLQAEQFKPSEQVTLEPFERDHACVVGGYRMLKKQKVASER